The nucleotide window GTCTCCGCAACGGCGGCCTCGGCCTCCGCGCCCCGGAATCCGCCCAGCGCAAGCCGCTCCGCGCCTCCGCCGGGCATCCCGTGACCCAACTTTGGTACGCCCGTCAGGGAATCATCACCCCGGAGATGGAGTACATCGCCATCCGTGAGAACCAGGGCATCGACCGCCTGCGTTGCGACGACAAATCCGCCCGCAACACCCTCACCCACCAGCATTCCCGCGAGGCCAGCCCGGAGTTCATTCCCTCCATCTTTGGTCGATTCCCGCAGCGCATCCCCAAGGTGATCACGCCGGAATTCGTCCGCGACGAGGTGGCCGCCGGACGCGCCATCATTCCCGCCAATATCAACCACCCGGAAAACGAGCCGATGATCATCGGGCGCAACTTCCTCGTGAAGATCAATGCCAACATCGGCAACAGCGCCGTGGCCTCCAGTATCGAGGAAGAGGTCGAGAAGATGCGCTGGGCGACGAAATGGGGCGCGGATACCGTGATGGACCTCTCCACCGGCAAGAACATCCACGCGACCCGCGAATGGATTCTCCGCAACTCGCCCGTCCCCATCGGCACCGTGCCGATCTATCAAGCCCTCGAGAAAGTCGGCGGCAAGGCCGAGGAACTGAGCTGGGAGATTTTCCGCGACACGCTGGTCGAGCAAGCCGAGCAGGGCGTCGATTACTTCACCATTCACGCAGGCGTGCTCCTGCGCTTCATTCCCCTCACCGCCCGCCGCATGACGGGCATCGTGAGCCGCGGCGGCAGCATCCTCGCCAAGTGGTGCCTCGCGCATCACAAGGAAAACTTCCTTTACACGCACTGGGACGAGATTTGCGAGATCATGGCGGCTTACGACGTGAGCTTCAGTATCGGCGACGGACTGCGCCCCGGCTCGGTCGCGGACGCCAACGACGAGGCGCAATTCGGCGAACTCTACGTGCAGGGTGATCTCACCCGCCGCGCCTGGGATCACGGCGTGCAGGTCATGAACGAAGGCCCCGGCCATGTGCCCATGCACATGATCGAGGAAAACATGGCCAAGCAGCTCGAGTGGTGTCACGAGGCTCCCTTCTACACGCTCGGGCCGTTAACCACGGACGTCGCCCCCGGTTACGACCACATCACGAGCGGCATTGGCGCCGCCATGATCGGATGGTACGGCTGCGCCATGCTCTGCTACGTCACGCCGAAGGAACACCTCGGCTTGCCGAACAAGAAGGACGTGAAGGACGGCGTGATCACCTACAAGATCGCCGCCCATGCCGCCGACCTCGCCAAGGGACATCCCGGCGCCCAGTACCGCGACAATGCCCTGAGCAAGGCCCGCTTCGAGTTCCGCTGGGAAGATCAGTTCAACCTCGCTCTCGATCCGGTTACGGCGCGCGCGTTCCACGACGAGACTCTCCCGCAGGAGGGCGCAAAGACCGCGCACTTCTGCTCGATGTGCGGGCCGCACTTCTGCTCGATGAAGATCACCGAGGATGTGCGCCGCTACGCCGCCGAGCAGGGACTCTCCGAGCAGGAGGCTCTCGAAAAAGGCATGGAGGAGAAATCCGGCGAGTTCCTCGAAAAGGGCGCCGAGGTTTACCAGAAAGCCTGACATTGTTAGGCAAGCAGAATTAGGAATTGCAACGAATCTGTTACGCAACTCATAGCGTAACGGATTCTTAACAATCAAGCGGTAGGCAACCCGGAGCCTGCCGCGTATTTCAGCGCGCTTTCACCCGATGAAAGCGCGCCTTCTCTTTTCGACCCTCGCGGCGGTGGCAGCATCCACGCCCTTCACTCACGCCAACGACTTCCCAATCAGCACCTCCGTCACTAATGCGCAGTCGATGACCGGCGGAGAGAGCGCGATTATTACCTCTACAGGTTCATTGATTGTTGGCGGAAGTTTTGTTGCGGTCACCGTGACAGGCAGCGGCACCTCCTCCCTCGAGAACAGCGGGATAGTCCGACAAACAGGAACAGCCAGAGCGCTCTACATCAATAGTGCTGGAATATCATTCACTCTGAGAAACAACTTTGGCGCGACGATGGAAACAGTCTCCGCCGATGTCGTACAGGTCAACAAGGCCGGAGCTAGCATAATCGTCCAGAATTCTGGAACCCTTAGCGCAGGGGGTGGAAATCAGGCCCTCGATCTCAAGACCATCACCAGCGGCACCAATTCCATCTACAACGAATCCACCGGTATCATTCGAGCGGACGCCGCTGACGCTGTGCGCCCGGGCGTGAACGGCTACATCGAGAACAGTGGAACGATCGAGGCGATACCTGTCGTGGAGGGCAGCGACGCAAGCGGGAGTGATGGCATCGATTTTCAGACAAATTCCGGAGGACAGGTCATCAACAGCGGCTCGGTTTCCGGTCGCCACGGCATCACCGGCGGTTCGGCGACGTTCAGCATCGAGGTCACAAACAACTTGGGCGGAACGATCACAGGCGTGAACGGTTCCGGCGTGAATATCGATGATCCCGGGTCATTCGCCAAGGTGACCAACTACGGCACGATCACCGGCAATTTCGACAACACCAAGTACTCCATCGGTGACGGCGACGGCGTTGACGTGGATGGCACAGTCAATATCTCCAACTACGGCAACATCATCGGCAACGGCGCATCGGCGGGCAACAACTCCGAGGGCATCTCCATCGGAGGCGGCACCATCACCAACGCCGCCGGAGCCTCGATCTACGGCCAGAACAACACGGGCACGTCGTCTGCTGGCAATGGCATCCTCGTTGACGATTCCAATGGCGGCGCAGCTTATTCTGCCACCACGGTAACGAACTCCGGCACGATCCGCGGCTACAGTGGCTTTGGCATCAAGATGATCGGGTCCTACAACGACACAATCACCAACAATGCGGGAGGCACGATCCGCGGCGCAGGCACGGGCGCAGCGATCCAGACTGGCGACGGCAGCGACACCGTGACCAACGCGGGAGCAATCATCGGCGACAACGGCTCCGCTATCGACCTGGAGGGCGGCAATGACTCGCTGAAAATCCAGGGCGGCAGCGCCAGCATCACCGGCAATGTCTCCGGCGGCTTGGGCACGAACACAGTCGAGATCGACCTCGGAAGCGGCAACTCCTTTGCCTACGCCGGATCGTTCTCGAACTTCTCGACCGTCCAGGTCAAGAGCGGCACAACCACCCTCACCGGGGCCAATGCCTACACCGGCGCGACCCAGGTCACCGGGGGCACGCTCGTCCTCGATGGCAATGGCCGACTGAGCGATACGAGCACGCTGAATCTTGATGGTGGCCGTCTGGAGCTTTCCGATAACTCCACCCAGACCTTTGCCAGCATCTCGCTCACAGCCAATTCGGTGATCGATCTGAATAGCGACACCGTCCTTACCCTGGCTGCTTTCGGCACGATCAACGGAGCATCGACGCTTTCCGTGATCAACAGCGGCGGATCAACCTTTCGGTTCCTCGGAGATCTGACTTCCGACGTAAACTTCCAGACACTGCTCGGCAATACGACAGTCAATGGTGGAGCCGCCACAGCTAGTTACGACGGCACCTACACCACGGTCGTTCCAGAACCCGGCACGGTCGGCCTCATCGGCCTCGGCATCGCCTTTGCCATCGGCATGGCCCGCCGCCGCCGCAAGTCTTCCTAAAAAGAAGGAGAAAAGGTCAGGCGGTCGTCCCGTGAGGCGACCGCCTGTTTCTTTTAGTCGACAAACTCCTTTACGACGATGGAAGCGTTGTGCCCGCCAAAGCCGAAGGAGTTGTTCAAAGCCGCCCGCACCTTCATTTCCCGCGCGGTGTGCGGCACGTAATCCAAGTCACACTCGGGGTCTGGATTATCGAGATTGATCGTTGGCGGAACCACCCCGCGATTCACCGCCAGCACACACGCAGCAAGCTCAATGGCACCGGCAGCACCAAGCAGGTGACCTGTCATCGACTTGGTGGAGCTGACCGCGACCTTGCGGGCATTGTCGCCCAAAGCGCGCTTGATGCCGTTCGTTTCGCAAATATCGCCGATCGGTGTCGAGGTCGCGTGGGCATTGATGTAATCCACCGTCTCGACTCCGGCGTCCTGCATGGCGAAGCGCATGGCATTTGCCACCTCCTGCCCTTCCGGGTGCGGCTGGGTGAGATGCCAGGCATCAGCGGATTGTCCATAGCCGCCCAATTCCGCATAGATGCGCGCTCCGCGCTTCTTGGCATGTTCGAGTTCCTCGAGCACCAGGATGCCTGAGCCCTCGCCCATGACAAAACCATCGCGGTCGCGATCAAAAGGACGCGATGCCTGCTCTGGATTGTCGTTACGCAAACTCACCGCCCGCATGGCGGAGAATCCCGCCATGGCCAGCGGAGTCACAGTAGCCTCGCTGCCTCCAGCCACACAGACGTCGGTGATGCCATCACGGATCATGCGGCTGGCTTCCCCAATGGCATGCGCCGACGTGGCGCAGGCGCTGACCGGGCAGTAGTTCGGCCCGCGAAGACCAAACTCGATCGATACCAGCGCTCCGGCGGCATTGGCCATCATACCGGGTATGACAAAGGGCGACACGCGCGACGGGCCCTGCGCGATTAGTTTCCGCGCAGCCTTCTCCAGGGTATCCAACCCTCCGACGCCCGTTCCGATGATGACGCCGATGCGGTTCAGATCCTCCTTGTCGAGTTCGAGACCGGAATCCTTCATCGCCATGATCGAGGCGGCCATCGCGAAATGAACAAATCGATCCGTGCGCCGGAGCAGTTTGGAATCCTTGAAATAGGGCTCCGGGTCGAACCCGCGAATCTCGCCGCCGATACGGCACGGATAATCCGAGGTGTCAAAACTCTCGATGGTCCGCACGCCGCTGCGTCCGGCGATCAGGCTCGCCCAGTATTCCTCCGTATTCAGTCCATTGGGAGCGAGAATGCCGAGACCGGTAATTGCAACGCGTCGCCTGCTCATCTGTTGCGATCCTTTCGATTCATGATGTTCACGGTTTAGAAAATTACTTCGGCGGCAGCGCCAGGC belongs to Terrimicrobium sacchariphilum and includes:
- the thiC gene encoding phosphomethylpyrimidine synthase ThiC, which codes for MIASKADLEPQSADPLPNSTRVYVEGTLHPDVRVPMREIALSPTKGLSGTVEVNEPVRVYDTSGPWGDPAFDGDVEKGLPAMRRDWILKRGDVEEYTGREVVPQDNGYLSDEHSRLRNGGLGLRAPESAQRKPLRASAGHPVTQLWYARQGIITPEMEYIAIRENQGIDRLRCDDKSARNTLTHQHSREASPEFIPSIFGRFPQRIPKVITPEFVRDEVAAGRAIIPANINHPENEPMIIGRNFLVKINANIGNSAVASSIEEEVEKMRWATKWGADTVMDLSTGKNIHATREWILRNSPVPIGTVPIYQALEKVGGKAEELSWEIFRDTLVEQAEQGVDYFTIHAGVLLRFIPLTARRMTGIVSRGGSILAKWCLAHHKENFLYTHWDEICEIMAAYDVSFSIGDGLRPGSVADANDEAQFGELYVQGDLTRRAWDHGVQVMNEGPGHVPMHMIEENMAKQLEWCHEAPFYTLGPLTTDVAPGYDHITSGIGAAMIGWYGCAMLCYVTPKEHLGLPNKKDVKDGVITYKIAAHAADLAKGHPGAQYRDNALSKARFEFRWEDQFNLALDPVTARAFHDETLPQEGAKTAHFCSMCGPHFCSMKITEDVRRYAAEQGLSEQEALEKGMEEKSGEFLEKGAEVYQKA
- a CDS encoding beta strand repeat-containing protein, whose amino-acid sequence is MKARLLFSTLAAVAASTPFTHANDFPISTSVTNAQSMTGGESAIITSTGSLIVGGSFVAVTVTGSGTSSLENSGIVRQTGTARALYINSAGISFTLRNNFGATMETVSADVVQVNKAGASIIVQNSGTLSAGGGNQALDLKTITSGTNSIYNESTGIIRADAADAVRPGVNGYIENSGTIEAIPVVEGSDASGSDGIDFQTNSGGQVINSGSVSGRHGITGGSATFSIEVTNNLGGTITGVNGSGVNIDDPGSFAKVTNYGTITGNFDNTKYSIGDGDGVDVDGTVNISNYGNIIGNGASAGNNSEGISIGGGTITNAAGASIYGQNNTGTSSAGNGILVDDSNGGAAYSATTVTNSGTIRGYSGFGIKMIGSYNDTITNNAGGTIRGAGTGAAIQTGDGSDTVTNAGAIIGDNGSAIDLEGGNDSLKIQGGSASITGNVSGGLGTNTVEIDLGSGNSFAYAGSFSNFSTVQVKSGTTTLTGANAYTGATQVTGGTLVLDGNGRLSDTSTLNLDGGRLELSDNSTQTFASISLTANSVIDLNSDTVLTLAAFGTINGASTLSVINSGGSTFRFLGDLTSDVNFQTLLGNTTVNGGAATASYDGTYTTVVPEPGTVGLIGLGIAFAIGMARRRRKSS
- the fabF gene encoding beta-ketoacyl-ACP synthase II; its protein translation is MSRRRVAITGLGILAPNGLNTEEYWASLIAGRSGVRTIESFDTSDYPCRIGGEIRGFDPEPYFKDSKLLRRTDRFVHFAMAASIMAMKDSGLELDKEDLNRIGVIIGTGVGGLDTLEKAARKLIAQGPSRVSPFVIPGMMANAAGALVSIEFGLRGPNYCPVSACATSAHAIGEASRMIRDGITDVCVAGGSEATVTPLAMAGFSAMRAVSLRNDNPEQASRPFDRDRDGFVMGEGSGILVLEELEHAKKRGARIYAELGGYGQSADAWHLTQPHPEGQEVANAMRFAMQDAGVETVDYINAHATSTPIGDICETNGIKRALGDNARKVAVSSTKSMTGHLLGAAGAIELAACVLAVNRGVVPPTINLDNPDPECDLDYVPHTAREMKVRAALNNSFGFGGHNASIVVKEFVD